GTAAGAATTTCACATCGCGATATTGAACGACGGAAGGAGACAGTCAATCGCTCATGACGAAGCACTTATTAAGGAAACAGCGTCCAAATATTGTTGTTATTGGTGGTGGGACCGGGCTTCCAGTAATTTTAAAAGCTTTAAGAAGAAAAAATGCAGATATCACAGCGGTTGTAACTGTGGCGGATGATGGTGGTTCATCTGGAATAATCAGAGATTATATTAATGTAGTTCCACCTGGTGATATTCGTAATGTTTTGGTAGCACTATCCGATTTACCTGAAATTTATAAAAATATTTTTCAGTATAGATTTGATTCGAAGGACCAATTTTTTTCAGGTCATGCAATTGGAAATTTGATAATTGCTGCGCTATCAGAAATGAATGATAGTGGAATTTTTAATGCAGTTCAAGAACTAACCGCTATGATGAAAGTAGAGGGGCATGTATATCCAGCATCAAATTATCCATTAGTTTTAAATGCAAGATTTAAAGATGGTTCTGTGACATCTGGTGAATCAGAAATTTCGGCTGCAGGAAAAACAATTGATAAAGTTTGGGTTTCTAGATCAAATAATGAAGCTCCTGAGGCAGTTCCCGAAGTAATCGATGCCATAATGGATGCAGACCAAATCGTTTTGGGACCTGGTAGTTTATTTACCAGTATTTTACCAAATTTAATGATTTCAAATGTTGGTAAAGCTGTTTGTAAAACAAATGCAGAAGTAATATATATTTGTAATATCATGACACAAAAGGGTGAAACAGAACATTTTACAGATGCAGATCATGTGCGTGTTTTGCATCAACATTTAGGAATGAACTTTATTGATACTGTTCTTGTTAATACTGAACCTGTGCCAAATGATTATATGGATCAGCAAAAGTATGATGAATACTTGTATCAGGTTAAACATGACTTCAATGGGTTACGAAGTTTAGGATGCAGAGTTGTTTCCAATAATTTTTTGGAGCTTAGAAATCATGGTGTATTTCATAACGGTAGCCAAGTTGTAGATGAGTTACTTGGGTTAACAAGTCGACCACTATCATGGATGGATAGTGAATTGAATTAGAATATTTTAAGGGGGTGGTTGCATGTCTTATGCAAGTGATGTTAAGAAAGAATTGACAACGCTTGAGGTTCACTTTGGAAATGCAAAAGCTGAATTGATGGCACTCATTCGAATGAATGGTTCACTAAGTCTTGTAAACCATCATTTTGTGTTAAATATTCAGACTGAGAATCCAGCGATTGCGCGCAGGATATATCAGCTTCTAAAAAAGTTTTATGATGTTGAGAGTGAATTGTTAGTAAGACGAAAAATGAAA
Above is a window of Liquorilactobacillus hordei DSM 19519 DNA encoding:
- a CDS encoding gluconeogenesis factor YvcK family protein, translated to MTKHLLRKQRPNIVVIGGGTGLPVILKALRRKNADITAVVTVADDGGSSGIIRDYINVVPPGDIRNVLVALSDLPEIYKNIFQYRFDSKDQFFSGHAIGNLIIAALSEMNDSGIFNAVQELTAMMKVEGHVYPASNYPLVLNARFKDGSVTSGESEISAAGKTIDKVWVSRSNNEAPEAVPEVIDAIMDADQIVLGPGSLFTSILPNLMISNVGKAVCKTNAEVIYICNIMTQKGETEHFTDADHVRVLHQHLGMNFIDTVLVNTEPVPNDYMDQQKYDEYLYQVKHDFNGLRSLGCRVVSNNFLELRNHGVFHNGSQVVDELLGLTSRPLSWMDSELN